The following coding sequences are from one bacterium window:
- the gatA gene encoding Asp-tRNA(Asn)/Glu-tRNA(Gln) amidotransferase subunit GatA, whose translation MNAGIAQSKYNAFISFADREHLLSQIQELRSKSPKTKAKLPLYGVPLAVKDNICWKGAPTTCASNILKNYRPTYTATVVERLEKAGAVVLGKTNLDEFAFGSSNETSAFGPVTHPRDPSRIPGGSSGGSAVAVASGSVPLALGSDTGGSTRQPAAFCGVYGLKPTYGRLSRHGLVAFASSMDQIGIFAKNPDDVRMAFDACAGPDPADATSVAPPKKLPEKFDPCTGFTVGYVREHRGAEGVQPEVAAAFDRLLEKFAGMGCRVVEVSLPSGVHSIAVYVLTALAEASANLARYDGVNYGVRVEEMPDDVVFGPRADRLLRMYAATRGLGFGDEVKRRIMLGTFALAEGYYDAYYLRAQRVRTKIRRELDEAFARVGLIVSPTFPTTAFKLGEISGKPLATFLGDMFTNPANLAGLPALSVPWGEDSGGLPIGMQLMGPAFSEERLFTAAEALAAVSG comes from the coding sequence GTGAATGCGGGCATTGCACAGTCAAAGTACAATGCCTTTATTAGTTTTGCAGATAGAGAGCACCTGTTATCTCAGATTCAAGAGCTTCGTTCAAAGAGCCCGAAGACGAAGGCGAAGCTTCCGCTCTACGGCGTCCCCTTGGCGGTCAAGGACAACATCTGCTGGAAAGGCGCCCCGACCACCTGCGCCAGCAACATTCTCAAGAATTACCGCCCGACCTACACCGCCACGGTCGTTGAAAGGCTGGAAAAAGCCGGGGCCGTCGTCCTCGGCAAGACCAACCTTGACGAGTTCGCCTTCGGCAGCTCCAACGAGACCAGCGCCTTCGGACCGGTCACCCACCCCCGCGACCCGTCGCGCATCCCCGGCGGGTCCTCGGGTGGGAGCGCGGTGGCGGTGGCCTCGGGCTCCGTGCCGCTGGCCCTGGGGTCGGACACCGGCGGGAGCACGCGCCAGCCCGCGGCATTCTGCGGCGTATACGGCCTCAAGCCCACATACGGCCGCCTCTCCCGCCACGGCCTGGTGGCCTTCGCCAGCTCCATGGACCAGATCGGCATATTCGCGAAAAATCCCGACGATGTGCGGATGGCCTTCGACGCCTGCGCCGGGCCCGACCCTGCGGACGCGACCAGCGTTGCCCCCCCGAAGAAGCTCCCGGAGAAATTTGATCCGTGCACCGGCTTCACCGTGGGGTACGTCCGCGAGCACCGGGGGGCGGAAGGTGTCCAGCCGGAGGTCGCCGCCGCCTTCGACCGCCTTCTGGAAAAATTCGCCGGGATGGGCTGCCGCGTCGTCGAGGTCTCCCTCCCCTCCGGCGTCCACTCCATCGCCGTCTACGTCCTCACCGCCCTGGCCGAGGCCTCGGCCAATCTGGCCCGCTACGACGGGGTCAACTACGGCGTGCGGGTGGAGGAGATGCCGGACGACGTCGTTTTCGGCCCCCGCGCCGACCGCCTGCTCCGGATGTACGCCGCCACCCGGGGCCTGGGTTTCGGCGACGAGGTCAAGCGGCGCATCATGCTCGGCACCTTCGCCCTGGCCGAGGGGTACTACGACGCGTACTACCTGCGGGCCCAGCGCGTGCGGACCAAGATTCGCCGGGAGCTGGACGAGGCCTTCGCCCGTGTCGGTCTCATCGTCTCCCCCACCTTCCCCACCACCGCTTTCAAGCTGGGCGAAATTTCCGGCAAGCCGCTGGCGACCTTCCTGGGCGACATGTTCACCAACCCGGCGAACCTGGCGGGGCTGCCGGCGCTCTCCGTGCCGTGGGGCGAGGATTCCGGCGGCCTGCCCATCGGGATGCAGCTCATGGGGCCGGCGTTTTCCGAGGAGCGCCTCTTCACCGCCGCCGAGGCCCTGGCCGCCGTTAGCGGTTGA
- a CDS encoding RNA-binding protein, with the protein MKLFVGSLSWDTTDQTLRDAFKRFGEVVEAKVITERDSGRSRGFGFVTFADDEAGRKAVSEMNGTELDGRTIRVDEASERKPRESRYDR; encoded by the coding sequence GTGAAGTTGTTCGTAGGGAGCTTAAGCTGGGACACAACTGATCAGACGCTTCGCGATGCGTTCAAACGCTTCGGTGAAGTAGTCGAGGCCAAGGTAATCACCGAGCGTGATTCCGGTCGGTCCCGGGGCTTTGGGTTTGTGACTTTTGCCGACGACGAGGCGGGAAGGAAGGCCGTATCCGAGATGAATGGTACCGAGCTAGACGGCCGGACCATCCGTGTGGATGAAGCGAGCGAGAGAAAGCCGCGCGAGTCCAGGTACGATCGCTAA
- a CDS encoding class I SAM-dependent methyltransferase — translation MVWPFVIVTVAALLAVWLVPVRVPRRVGREGLDVPGAVRAYDAMSRTPGFWLLRRLFMRRLGREKPEGTLADVGCGPGYLLRAAARRFPLLRLVGVDIAQEALAAARRNLDPARVELLRGGSKKLPLPDGSCDFIVSTLSLHHWSRPGEIFSEFHRVLKPGGRFLVMDLRRDARAPVHLFICLVTAVVVPRALQRMREPLGSLRASYTVAEARGLLADTPFEACGVERGPFWMFLWGEKAGSPR, via the coding sequence ATGGTCTGGCCCTTCGTCATCGTCACGGTCGCGGCGCTCCTGGCGGTCTGGCTCGTGCCGGTGCGGGTTCCTCGCCGGGTCGGCCGGGAGGGCCTAGACGTCCCCGGCGCGGTCCGGGCCTACGACGCGATGAGCCGCACGCCGGGCTTTTGGTTGTTGCGGCGGCTGTTCATGCGTCGGCTGGGGCGCGAAAAACCGGAAGGGACGCTGGCGGACGTAGGCTGCGGGCCGGGTTACCTCTTACGGGCCGCGGCGAGGAGATTCCCGCTCCTCCGCCTGGTCGGGGTGGACATCGCCCAAGAGGCCCTGGCCGCCGCGCGGCGCAACCTGGATCCGGCGCGGGTCGAGCTCCTCCGGGGCGGTTCGAAAAAATTGCCCCTCCCCGACGGGTCCTGCGATTTTATCGTCAGCACCCTCTCGCTACACCACTGGTCGCGGCCGGGGGAAATATTTTCCGAGTTCCACCGGGTGCTGAAGCCTGGCGGTCGGTTCCTGGTCATGGACCTCCGGCGGGACGCCCGGGCGCCGGTCCACCTGTTCATCTGCCTGGTCACGGCCGTGGTGGTGCCGCGGGCGTTGCAGCGGATGCGGGAGCCACTGGGCTCCCTGCGGGCGAGCTACACCGTTGCCGAGGCGCGGGGGCTTCTCGCGGACACGCCCTTCGAGGCTTGCGGCGTCGAACGGGGTCCGTTCTGGATGTTTTTATGGGGTGAGAAGGCGGGGTCGCCTAGATAA